The Granulicella arctica genomic interval ACCACTGTATGAAGATGGCCATTCAGGGTGACAGCCTGGCCTAGGATGTGCGGGTCACCCGCAAACTCCTGCTGCCATAATCCGTAGGTGAGCACCACAGTCTGTGGCGTCCCAGGCCGGTCTTCCTCGGCTAAGAAGAGTCGGCCCAACATGGGCTTTGCGCCCAACATGGGCAGCAAGTTTGACGTAGCCTCCATGCCCCCAACCCTGATCGCCTTTGCTCGGTCGGTAAGGATGAAGCTGGACCCGGTCACCAAGGCAGAGTCGTCGAAAACATGATTCTGCGTCACGATATCGTGGTACTGGCCGGGTGAAGGCCAGTCCTGCAGAATGCCAATGCCGGGCGAGCGCAACCATAAGATCGTGAGCCGATCAGGATTGGGGTACGGCAGCGGATTGAGAAGGAGCGCACTGGTGAAACTGAACACGGCGGTATTGGCACCGATGCCGATTGCCAGCGAAAGCAGGATCATAGCCGTCGTTCCTGGTGTTTTAGCGAACGATCGGATCGCGTAGCGTATGTCCTGCAGGAGCTCTTCCAGGAATTTGGTTCCACGCGATTCGCGGACTTGCTGTTTCACCTGCTCAGGGCCACCAAGCACCATACGGGCGCGACGCATCGCCTGGTCTGGAGGGAGTCCTGTACGGCGCAACTTCTCCGCCTCGTACTCAAGGTGCCCGCGTAACTCTTCTTCCACCTCGGAATCCATTTGTTGCCCGCGAAACAAAGCCCGGAGCCGGTAGAGGAGGTCAGTGAGCATTTGACTCTCCTGCCGTCATGTCAAGCACAAGGCCCACTGCAGCGGCGAGTTTGCGCCATGCAGTGGTCTCGGTCTCCAATTGCTTCTGTCCGCGCGGCGTCAGCTTGTAATACTTTGCGCGGCGGTTGTTCTCGCTCGTAGCCCACTTTGCGCTAATCCAGCCTCGGCGCTCTAAGCGATGCAGAGCGGGGTAGAGCGATCCCTGTTGTACTTGCAGGGCTTCACGGGAGATCTGCTGTAGCCGCTCTGAAATCGCCCAACCGTGCATCGACCCAAGCGCCAGCGCTTTCAAAATGAGCAAGTCCAGCGTGCCCTGTGGCAGCTCTAATCGTTCTTCCATATCGCTTCCTCCAACCCTGCTGCTTCGACATGAAATATAACCGCTCGTAGTGTCGAAGCGCAAGGGGAGAGCTGGTTCTGTCTAACTACAACATTTGGGATTAACGAGAACTGACCAACATGTAGGTGACGCAGTGGCAGCTGCTTGTCTTTCTTATCTAATCTCGTCGCCGTGGTCGTGGGAATGTGGAAGACGCGAGCTTCATCAGCGTCTTCCAAGCGGCTGTGCGAAGGGTGGGAAACGGTTTCATCGTTTTCCATGCTTTGCATAGCTGCGCCATTTCCATGACCAATTTGCTTGCGTAAAGCGTGGGGAGTCCCCGAGAAACAGGCAACAGCAAAGACCAACCAGGCCGTGGAAATGCCGGGGCCGTGGAAAGCATGGAAACAAGAACAAAGACCGTTTCCACCCTTCCCCCCGCCCCTTGGAAGGCACCGATAGAACTGGCTGCCTTCCACATTCCCCCCGCCTCGACGACGGCGGTTATTGATGGGAATGCGCGACAAAGGCAAGAACAGCAAGACAAGGCCAGGAGTCGAATTGCCGCCAGACAATGCCACCCACTTCCCTTCCACCGCTTTCTAAAGAGCAGAAATAAAAGGATAAACGTTTATCATTTTAAACGGATAACATGATAAACTGATAACAGTTGAGAGAGCTTAGAGAACTCGCTCAATACCAGAGGAGACCAGACCAAAATGCAGACCAACCCACAGCCTTTCGTATCGTACGAAGCAAACTTAGAGCCCACGATAACCGAGCGTGAGTACCGGGCCTTTCAAGTTGCTTACGACTTCCTAAACGCTGAACTCTTCGGCGGAGCCCTTCCTCATGTACTTGTGACGCTCCAGCGCCACGCAAACGCTAAAGGATACTTCGCAGCAAACCGTTTTGAGGGACGCACAGATGGAGCCAGGGCTCATGAGTTGGCGATGAACCCGGATGTCTTCACGGGGAGGAGTGATGAGCTAATTCTTTCGACTCTTGCTCATGAGATGGCGCACGTATGGCAGCAGACACATGGCAAAGCCCCGCGTGCGGCTTACCACGATCGCCAGTGGGCGGCCAAGATGAAGGAAATTGGTCTTTATCCATCGACTACCGGCGAGCCAGGCGGCAAAGAGACGGGTCAAAGCGTAACGCATTACATCGTTCTGGGTGGGCCGTATGCACTCGCATACGCAAAGCTGGCGAAGACCGGCTTTCGTCTTAATTGGCAATCCTTTCCGTTCACTGCCGAGCGTAAGAAGAAGGCGGCAAGCAAGACGAAGTACACATGCACGAGCTGCGGAACTAACGCATGGGCGAAACCGGAAACAGCCCTTATCTGTGGAACTTGCTACGAGGCCGAAGATGGGGAGATAAGGATCATGGAGCCCGAAGAGCAGGAAGAAGAGCAACAGGAGGCGGCTTAGGCCGCTTCCTGAGAGAACGCAGGGCACGATGACAAGTACGAGGAGGAAACCAATGCAAATAGATAGCGTCATCGAAACTCGGGACAGTTGGGTGCCCTTGGAAAAGGCGCTCAGTCGTGCTCAATGCGTAGATTTCATGTGGATCGGGGCAGCAGGGACGATACAGCTTTACAAGCACATGGACACTCGCAGATATCTTCTGATCGACGCCGCGACCGGCTCTTTCTACGACGACAGGCACACTCAGCTCAGCCGTGAGGCCGCAATCTCATATGTCCTATCC includes:
- a CDS encoding PadR family transcriptional regulator; amino-acid sequence: MEERLELPQGTLDLLILKALALGSMHGWAISERLQQISREALQVQQGSLYPALHRLERRGWISAKWATSENNRRAKYYKLTPRGQKQLETETTAWRKLAAAVGLVLDMTAGESNAH
- a CDS encoding SprT-like domain-containing protein encodes the protein MQTNPQPFVSYEANLEPTITEREYRAFQVAYDFLNAELFGGALPHVLVTLQRHANAKGYFAANRFEGRTDGARAHELAMNPDVFTGRSDELILSTLAHEMAHVWQQTHGKAPRAAYHDRQWAAKMKEIGLYPSTTGEPGGKETGQSVTHYIVLGGPYALAYAKLAKTGFRLNWQSFPFTAERKKKAASKTKYTCTSCGTNAWAKPETALICGTCYEAEDGEIRIMEPEEQEEEQQEAA